One stretch of Tepiditoga spiralis DNA includes these proteins:
- a CDS encoding ABC transporter substrate-binding protein, whose amino-acid sequence MKKVLTLFMSILVISVFGLEIIDDAGYKIVFDKPFKRIISLYGAHTEVLYGLGLDKEIIGVSKHESYPPEALKKPTFSYRDDAEKFISANPDLVILRPAFYKRYGSLIKKLKDYGITVVALQPLQYKDLFNYWKKIGVLTGKEKNSKRMIDNFKIELKKIQDIVKNIPKAERKNIFFESGHKKFLTCAPNSMADTVLKTIGVGNIAKDAILTGSTVAQYKKEMILDKAKKIDFYIAQKGAMNKITLDKIYKESGFEAIKAIKEKHVYIIDEKIVSRPTPRLILGMKKLGEIIYPKYFKNLEVKNY is encoded by the coding sequence GTGAAAAAAGTATTAACATTATTTATGAGTATTTTGGTTATTAGTGTTTTTGGTTTAGAGATAATTGATGATGCCGGGTATAAAATAGTTTTTGATAAACCATTTAAAAGAATAATATCTTTATATGGTGCTCATACAGAAGTATTGTATGGTTTAGGATTAGATAAAGAAATTATAGGTGTTTCTAAACATGAATCATATCCACCAGAAGCATTAAAAAAACCTACTTTTAGTTATAGAGATGATGCTGAAAAATTTATTTCTGCAAATCCAGATTTGGTAATTTTAAGACCAGCATTTTATAAGAGATATGGAAGTTTAATAAAGAAACTAAAGGATTATGGAATTACAGTTGTTGCACTTCAACCACTTCAATATAAGGATTTATTTAATTATTGGAAAAAAATTGGAGTTTTAACTGGTAAAGAAAAAAATTCAAAAAGAATGATAGACAATTTTAAAATTGAATTAAAAAAAATACAGGATATAGTTAAAAATATTCCTAAGGCAGAAAGAAAAAATATATTTTTTGAATCTGGACATAAAAAATTTTTAACTTGTGCACCAAATTCTATGGCTGATACAGTTTTAAAAACAATAGGTGTAGGAAACATAGCAAAAGATGCTATTTTAACGGGTTCTACTGTTGCACAATATAAAAAAGAAATGATTTTAGATAAAGCGAAAAAAATAGATTTTTATATAGCTCAAAAAGGTGCTATGAATAAAATAACTCTTGATAAAATTTATAAAGAAAGTGGATTTGAAGCAATTAAAGCAATTAAAGAAAAACATGTTTATATAATAGATGAAAAGATAGTATCAAGGCCAACACCAAGATTAATATTGGGTATGAAGAAGTTAGGTGAAATTATTTATCCTAAATATTTTAAAAACTTAGAGGTGAAAAATTATTAA
- a CDS encoding ABC transporter ATP-binding protein has translation MINVKNLNLKIENKKILKNINLNINKKGFYGILGPNGSGKTTLLDVLTGIRNDFNGTVKLFNKSISNLTKKEIAKKVSLVPQSFEILFPFSIFEIIEMGRYPHKNRFEGLKKYDLKVIEKVLKDMDLFEIKEQNVMTLSGGEKQRIIFARALVQETELLFLDESTSNLDLYYTHTLLKLVKEKVNNNNLTVISVFHDFNLASMYCDEIFLMKDGEIKKHGITKDVLTPENIFDIFKIKTSILNHKNKKILIPI, from the coding sequence TTGATAAATGTAAAAAATTTAAATCTAAAAATAGAAAATAAAAAAATATTAAAAAATATAAATTTAAACATTAATAAAAAAGGATTTTATGGAATTTTAGGTCCAAATGGAAGTGGAAAGACAACTCTTTTAGATGTTTTAACAGGAATAAGAAATGATTTTAATGGAACAGTGAAGTTATTTAATAAAAGTATTTCTAATTTAACTAAAAAAGAAATTGCAAAAAAGGTATCTCTGGTTCCTCAGAGTTTTGAAATATTGTTTCCATTTTCAATTTTTGAAATAATTGAGATGGGGAGATACCCTCACAAAAATAGATTTGAAGGTTTAAAAAAGTATGATTTAAAAGTAATAGAAAAGGTTCTAAAAGATATGGATTTATTTGAAATAAAAGAACAAAATGTTATGACATTGAGTGGTGGTGAAAAGCAAAGAATTATTTTTGCAAGAGCTTTAGTTCAAGAAACAGAGTTATTATTTTTAGATGAATCAACATCAAACTTAGATCTTTACTATACACACACATTATTAAAATTAGTAAAGGAAAAAGTGAACAATAATAATTTAACAGTAATATCCGTTTTCCATGATTTTAATTTAGCAAGTATGTATTGTGATGAAATATTTTTAATGAAAGATGGTGAAATAAAGAAACATGGAATTACAAAAGATGTATTAACACCAGAAAATATCTTTGATATTTTTAAAATAAAAACTTCTATTTTAAATCATAAAAATAAAAAAATTTTAATACCAATTTAA
- a CDS encoding FecCD family ABC transporter permease, with amino-acid sequence MKNKKYYYFLSIGIIILILTVIFYTGMGYIKISFSKVLKIILETLLRTSKKDMFWYVIIQVRLPRILSSIIAGTALSLSGVIFQSSLLNPLADPYTLGISSGASFGAAISILCGFNFFGIATIPFFAFIFSLMTLFLVIRLGTYQRRLSSVSLILSGIIVSAFFSAGLSLIKYLSNEEVSSIIFWLMGSFSSRTWAEVLILFLFTFIGFIITILYSNELNIISLGEKNANSLGVNTNKIRILLLINASLMSSIVVSINGIIGFVGLIVPHLIRIIIGTDNRKLIVLSSIWGAIILSTADNITRAILPIELPIGVLTSLIGAPFFLIIFRKKMRRNVF; translated from the coding sequence ATGAAAAATAAAAAATATTATTATTTCTTAAGTATTGGAATAATAATTCTAATATTAACTGTTATTTTTTATACAGGTATGGGATATATAAAAATATCCTTTTCAAAAGTTTTAAAGATAATATTAGAAACTTTATTAAGAACTTCAAAAAAAGATATGTTTTGGTACGTAATAATTCAAGTAAGGTTACCAAGAATTTTATCTTCAATAATTGCAGGTACTGCTTTAAGTTTATCTGGTGTTATTTTTCAAAGTTCATTATTAAATCCATTGGCTGATCCATATACTTTAGGAATATCTTCTGGTGCATCTTTTGGAGCTGCAATTTCTATACTTTGTGGATTTAATTTTTTTGGAATAGCAACAATACCATTTTTTGCATTTATATTTTCATTAATGACTTTATTTTTAGTAATAAGATTAGGTACATATCAAAGAAGATTGAGTTCAGTTTCATTAATTTTAAGTGGTATTATAGTTTCTGCATTTTTTTCAGCGGGGTTAAGTCTTATTAAATATTTATCAAATGAAGAAGTATCTTCAATAATATTTTGGTTAATGGGAAGTTTTTCATCAAGAACATGGGCAGAAGTATTAATATTATTTTTATTTACTTTCATTGGATTTATAATAACAATTTTATATTCAAATGAATTAAATATAATTTCTTTAGGAGAAAAAAATGCCAATTCCCTTGGAGTAAACACAAATAAAATTAGAATTTTATTATTAATTAATGCTTCTTTAATGTCATCAATAGTTGTTTCGATAAATGGAATTATAGGATTTGTAGGCTTAATTGTTCCTCATTTAATAAGAATTATAATTGGTACAGATAATAGAAAATTAATAGTTTTATCTTCAATTTGGGGAGCAATAATACTTTCAACAGCTGATAATATAACAAGAGCAATACTTCCAATTGAATTACCAATAGGTGTACTTACTTCATTAATAGGTGCTCCATTTTTTCTAATAATTTTTAGAAAAAAAATGAGGAGGAATGTTTTTTGA
- a CDS encoding cobyrinate a,c-diamide synthase has protein sequence MIKGLIIAGMLTNSGKTTFTLGLLQYLKSENKKVCSFKIGPDFIDPIYHEKILDKKSKSLDSYFLNSKKLKEHFYKESKNSDYIVIEGVMGLLDGLNDGRGSTDSIGSILDIPILLLVESMPSIKTMAAMIDGVIKHSKSKIVGIIITKSKSEIVFNMQKEEIEKITNIKYIKRFEYDNSLKIPSKHLGLDTDFFNIKEIALKSYEKIKSINIESIFKELNQVYDSVNVIKGNKSIAISRDEAFLFYYPENIEWLKNNGFKIKYFSPLNDKKLPEADVYYFTGGYPEVYAKKLEKNKSMLIDVYEKCASGKKIIAECGGFMYLSKEIEGHKMVGFINGKTFMSNKIQGRFGYEKIKILNECFFKKNTVIKGHEFHYSYMELNENENALEVIKKSNNKIYKVGIIKENVLASYTHFYFSSILEGGINI, from the coding sequence ATTATTAAAGGATTAATAATTGCAGGAATGCTTACCAATTCAGGAAAAACAACCTTTACTTTAGGACTTCTTCAATATTTAAAAAGTGAAAATAAAAAGGTTTGTAGTTTTAAGATTGGTCCAGACTTTATTGATCCAATATATCATGAAAAAATTTTAGATAAAAAAAGCAAATCTTTAGATAGTTATTTTTTAAATTCAAAAAAATTAAAAGAACATTTTTATAAAGAATCAAAAAACTCTGATTATATTGTTATTGAAGGAGTTATGGGATTATTAGATGGATTGAATGATGGAAGAGGTTCAACTGATAGTATAGGAAGTATTTTGGATATTCCTATTTTATTATTAGTTGAAAGTATGCCATCTATTAAGACTATGGCTGCTATGATAGACGGTGTAATAAAACATTCAAAATCAAAAATAGTTGGAATAATAATAACTAAAAGTAAATCTGAAATTGTTTTTAATATGCAGAAAGAAGAAATTGAAAAGATAACAAATATTAAATATATTAAAAGATTTGAATATGATAATAGTTTAAAAATTCCTTCAAAACATCTTGGTTTGGATACTGATTTTTTTAATATAAAAGAAATTGCATTAAAATCGTATGAAAAAATAAAAAGTATTAATATAGAAAGTATTTTTAAAGAACTTAATCAAGTATATGATTCAGTAAATGTGATTAAAGGCAATAAAAGTATAGCAATTTCAAGAGATGAAGCATTTTTATTTTACTATCCAGAAAATATAGAATGGTTAAAAAATAATGGATTTAAAATAAAATATTTTTCTCCATTGAATGATAAAAAGCTTCCAGAAGCAGATGTTTATTATTTTACAGGAGGTTATCCAGAAGTATATGCAAAAAAACTTGAAAAAAATAAAAGTATGTTGATTGATGTTTATGAAAAATGTGCTTCTGGGAAAAAAATAATTGCCGAATGTGGTGGATTTATGTATCTTTCAAAAGAAATAGAAGGTCATAAAATGGTAGGATTTATAAATGGAAAAACTTTTATGAGCAATAAAATACAGGGAAGATTTGGTTATGAAAAGATAAAAATATTAAATGAATGTTTTTTTAAAAAAAATACAGTTATAAAAGGGCATGAATTTCATTATAGTTATATGGAATTAAATGAAAATGAAAATGCATTAGAAGTAATAAAAAAATCAAATAATAAAATATATAAAGTTGGAATAATAAAAGAAAATGTTTTAGCTTCATATACTCATTTTTATTTTTCATCAATATTAGAAGGAGGTATTAACATATGA